Proteins from a genomic interval of Aureimonas sp. AU20:
- a CDS encoding (Fe-S)-binding protein, with amino-acid sequence MGERSKPERPRVALFVTCLVNVMRPGIAEATRDLLVAAGCEVDVPLAQTCCGQPAFNSGDEMGGRAMARHQIEALEGYAYVVAPSGSCAGTIRHDYTHTFRDDPVWLRRAEDLAARTHEITSFLVDVMDFQPARTRFDAKATYHDTCSGLRELGVHDQPRRLLESAEGLDLVPLPGSNVCCGFGGTFCVKYPAIANAVVEEKAEAVESTGAAILLGGDLGCLMNMAGKLQRRGSAVRIFHTVEAVAGRLGGPAIGEKP; translated from the coding sequence ATGGGAGAGCGATCCAAACCCGAGCGGCCCCGCGTCGCCCTCTTCGTCACCTGCCTCGTCAACGTCATGCGGCCCGGCATCGCCGAGGCGACGCGCGATCTTCTGGTGGCGGCGGGCTGCGAGGTGGACGTGCCGCTGGCGCAGACCTGCTGCGGCCAGCCGGCGTTCAATTCCGGAGACGAGATGGGCGGGCGTGCCATGGCGCGCCACCAGATCGAGGCGCTGGAGGGCTATGCCTATGTGGTGGCGCCGTCCGGCTCCTGCGCAGGCACGATCCGCCACGACTACACCCACACGTTCCGGGACGACCCCGTCTGGCTGCGCCGGGCGGAAGACCTTGCCGCGCGCACCCACGAGATCACCAGCTTTCTCGTGGATGTCATGGATTTCCAGCCCGCTCGGACGCGCTTTGACGCCAAGGCGACCTATCACGACACCTGCTCGGGCCTTCGCGAGCTCGGCGTGCACGACCAGCCGCGCCGCCTGCTCGAAAGCGCCGAGGGGCTCGACCTCGTGCCCCTGCCGGGCAGCAATGTCTGCTGCGGTTTCGGCGGCACGTTCTGCGTGAAATATCCCGCCATCGCCAATGCGGTGGTGGAGGAAAAGGCCGAGGCCGTGGAATCCACGGGCGCCGCGATCCTGCTCGGCGGCGATCTCGGCTGCCTCATGAACATGGCCGGCAAGCTGCAACGGCGCGGCTCGGCCGTGCGCATCTTCCACACGGTGGAGGCCGTGGCCGGGCGGCTTGGCGGCCCCGCGATCGGAGAAAAGCCGTGA
- the cobS gene encoding adenosylcobinamide-GDP ribazoletransferase, which translates to MDQLWGRFWRASAFLTRLPAPARVFDGSPPPLGADASAFALVGLIIALPPALLLLSLAALGLQPLAAALLALLCLIALTGALHEDGLADTADGLFGHAPRERALEIMKDSRIGTYGALALIGSVAARAVLLGDLAGHAPSLAALALIAAAGASRGAMAWVWSSLPSARPGGLSSRMEAPSRRAGRWAAFAAWAIAAFAGAAIGGVAGAVLPALLGVGGLCLFRAFLLRRLGGTTGDTLGAAQQICEILLLLGFAIAR; encoded by the coding sequence ATGGATCAGCTTTGGGGACGCTTCTGGCGCGCGAGCGCCTTTCTGACGCGCCTGCCGGCCCCCGCGCGCGTCTTCGACGGCAGCCCTCCGCCGCTGGGGGCCGACGCCTCGGCCTTCGCCCTTGTCGGTCTTATCATTGCCCTGCCCCCGGCCCTCCTGCTCTTGAGCCTTGCGGCCCTGGGCCTGCAGCCGCTCGCCGCTGCGCTGCTCGCCCTTCTGTGTCTGATCGCGCTAACGGGCGCGCTGCACGAAGACGGGCTTGCCGACACGGCGGATGGCCTGTTCGGCCATGCCCCGCGCGAGCGCGCGCTGGAGATCATGAAGGACAGCCGAATCGGCACCTATGGCGCGCTGGCGCTGATCGGCAGCGTGGCCGCCCGCGCCGTGCTGCTCGGCGATCTCGCCGGCCACGCGCCCTCGCTCGCCGCCCTGGCGCTGATCGCGGCCGCCGGCGCCAGCCGGGGGGCCATGGCCTGGGTCTGGTCGAGCCTGCCGTCGGCCCGGCCAGGCGGCCTGTCGAGCCGCATGGAGGCACCGAGCCGAAGGGCGGGCCGGTGGGCCGCCTTCGCCGCGTGGGCGATCGCGGCCTTTGCCGGCGCGGCCATCGGCGGCGTCGCGGGCGCGGTGCTGCCGGCGCTCCTCGGCGTCGGTGGCCTCTGCCTGTTTCGCGCCTTTCTCCTGCGCCGCCTCGGCGGCACGACGGGCGACACGCTGGGCGCCGCGCAGCAGATTTGCGAAATCCTCCTGCTGCTCGGCTTCGCGATTGCGCGCTAG
- the cobT gene encoding nicotinate-nucleotide--dimethylbenzimidazole phosphoribosyltransferase has protein sequence MSATGLPFDDIRALIAQMPGPDIRARHDARHRQEELTKPSGSLGRLEDIAEWMAAWQGRAPTVNRPVVAVFAANHGIAAKGVSAFPPSVTQAMVENFAAGGAAINQICATFDLGLKVFDLALDYPTNDISEEPALSEKDCAATMAFGMECLADQPDLLCIGEMGIGNTAVAAALFAALLGGEAADWVGPGTGQDAAGMAHKRAVVQQAIDLHRAHFGNPLEVLRRLGGREIAAMSGAILGARLQRVPVIVDGFVATAAAAVLHALDPTALDHCLFGHVSAEPGHQAALARMGKVPLLALGMRLGEGTGAALAGAMVKAAIACHNGMATFAQAGVPNRD, from the coding sequence ATGTCCGCCACCGGCCTGCCCTTCGACGATATCCGCGCGCTGATCGCCCAGATGCCGGGACCCGACATCCGCGCCCGCCACGATGCGCGCCACCGGCAGGAGGAACTGACCAAGCCCTCCGGCAGCCTCGGCCGGCTGGAGGACATCGCGGAATGGATGGCGGCGTGGCAGGGCCGCGCGCCGACCGTCAACCGGCCGGTGGTCGCCGTCTTCGCCGCCAATCACGGCATTGCCGCCAAGGGCGTCTCGGCCTTTCCGCCGAGCGTGACGCAGGCGATGGTGGAGAATTTTGCGGCCGGGGGCGCGGCGATCAACCAGATCTGCGCCACCTTCGACCTCGGCCTCAAGGTCTTCGATCTCGCGCTTGACTATCCCACCAACGACATTTCGGAGGAGCCGGCGCTCAGCGAGAAGGACTGCGCGGCGACCATGGCCTTCGGCATGGAATGCCTCGCCGACCAGCCCGATCTTCTCTGCATCGGCGAAATGGGCATCGGCAACACGGCGGTCGCCGCCGCGCTCTTCGCGGCACTTCTGGGCGGCGAAGCGGCGGACTGGGTCGGGCCGGGCACGGGGCAGGACGCGGCCGGCATGGCGCACAAGCGCGCCGTGGTGCAGCAGGCGATCGATCTGCACCGCGCGCATTTCGGCAATCCGCTGGAAGTGCTGCGCCGGCTGGGCGGGCGCGAGATCGCGGCGATGAGCGGCGCGATCCTGGGCGCCCGGCTGCAGCGCGTGCCGGTGATCGTGGACGGGTTCGTCGCGACGGCGGCGGCCGCCGTGCTTCATGCGCTGGACCCGACCGCGCTCGACCATTGCCTGTTCGGCCATGTCTCGGCCGAGCCCGGCCACCAGGCGGCCCTGGCGCGGATGGGCAAGGTGCCGCTCCTGGCGCTCGGCATGCGCCTTGGCGAGGGCACGGGCGCGGCGCTGGCGGGCGCCATGGTGAAGGCCGCCATCGCCTGCCACAACGGCATGGCGACTTTCGCGCAGGCCGGCGTGCCCAATCGCGACTGA